ATCCGCCGCCAGTTCGCCTCTTTACAGATGGAAGTACAACCGCTGTCAGAGGCAGAGTACGCCGAGCTCAAAACCCTGGGACTGGATGGCGTAATGGTCTATCAGGAAACCTACCATCAGGCGATGTACGCACAGCACCATCTAAAAGGGAAAAAGCAGGACTTCTTCTGGCGGCTGGAAACGCCAGACAGGCTGGGTCGTGCGGGGATCGATAAAATCGGGCTGGGTTCGCTGATTGGTCTGTCTGACAGTTGGCGGGTTGATTGTTATATGGTGGCTGAGCATCTGCTCTGGATGCAGAAACAGTACTGGCAGAGCCGCTACTCAATCTCTTTCCCGCGTCTGCGTCCGTGCACGGGAGGGATTGAGCCCGCGTCCATCATGGATGAGCGTCAACTGGTACAAACCATCTGCGCATTTCGCCTGCTTGCTCCGGAGATCGAACTGTCGCTCTCTACGCGTGAATCGCCGTGGTTTCGCGATCACGTTATCCCCCTGGCGATTAACAATGTCAGCGCGTTTTCGAAGACACAACCTGGCGGTTATGCTGATGATCACCCTGAACTGGAGCAGTTTTCCCCGTACGACGCCCGGCGTCCTGAAGATGTTGCCGGGGCGCTGGCAGCGCAAGGATTACAGCCGGTCTGGAAAGACTGGGACAGCTACCTGGGGCGTGCCTCGCAAGCGCGGTGAATCAGATTGTAATCGGCTGAATAGTTTACGAGACAATACGTAATGTGAAAAACGGGAGATAGCGTTCAGACTCCCGTTTTTTTATGTTGTCGATGTCAGCAACGGAAGCTGACCAGGGCGGAATTTTTCTTCCTCATTTTCGCCCTGCCCTCAAACCGCTGTGTAGCACAAAATTCTCTTTACGCCATAAGCAGAGACAATCTTATTTGTTATTAAGATAAATCATCTTTAGCTATATCCCCACAGTTATAATTGCATACATTCTGTCCTGATGTGCGGAACTCTGTTGTCGGCTTTACTCACCTTTTCAGGACTTACACCTTCAGGGATGACTCACAGCCAATGGCACGTCACAATAGAAAACTTTCCTTCACGACCCCCATGTTAGTGAGTTTCGGGGGGATTTTGCTCAGTTTCATTCTGATCGCAATTTTCATCACCTTCACGCAGCGAAAAGATTTCCTGGAGGATTACCACAACATTAACCGCAACTTCACGCATAACCTTGCGGTTAACTATACGGAGACGTTGCTGCGCGAAAACGACTATATCCTCGCGCGTGCGGCAACCTTTTTTTCTCGTGAGGACAAGCTCAATGAAACGGTGAATATCAACCCAGAGGAAGGTCTGAGGTTGCTAATGCAGTTACAGACGCTGATGCCAACCGTCTCTTCCATTTCGCTGGCGGATACCGAGGGCAATTACCTGCGAGCCCCGGAAGTGTTAACCGATGAAAATAGCAAAGCATTTGATGCAAAAACGCGTCCATGGTTTGTACACCAGGCAAAAGCCAGTACATTCAGCCACTATACAAATCCTCACATGGACTACTTCACCCATTACCCAACGGTGGCCATCTACAAGCCGGTCATTTCGCCCGAAGGCAAACTGAAAGGCAGTGTCGCGTTTCACCTTGATCTCACGTCAATGAGTTATACCCTGCGTCAGATGGTTGCCCCTGTTCAGGGTGAATTTTTTGTCGCTGACCGTGATGGGAAAGTTGTGTTGCATCCGGATACTGGCGCGTTATTTAAACAGTATGTCAGTGAAAAGATGATGGACAAGATGACCAGTGGTGAAGGGTATGTTTTAGATTCAGAAAGTAATGTCTGGTACTACTATTACTCTTTTACGAATCCAGACTGGTTTGTCGTTTACCGGGTCTCTGACACCATGCTGATGGATCTCACTCGCCACGAAACCAATATTGTGTCCTGGGGATTCGCGCTGGCAGCCATGATGGTCGTGCTGTTTGGGCTTTATCTGCGGCATACCTCCCGAACGGTATTGATGAACATCATCAACGCCATCAAGACAGGGGATGTGAATCGGGCGCCCCGACTGGAAGCCATGCTCAGTAAGGCCATCGAGTTAAATAAAGAGCGTGAGATGGCCTATGTCCGCCAGGCGACGATTGACGCACTGACTGGCTGCAAAAACCGTCGCGCGTTCGACAGTGACATTGCCGTGCTGATGAACGATCACCAACCCTTCACCCTGGCGCTGGTGGACATTGATAATTTTAAATCTATCAACGACACCTGGGGACATCTGAGCGGCGACATTGTTCTGCGTAACGTAGCCCGCGAAGGCATTCAGGTGATGCAGCCCCGTTCTGTTTCGCTTTACCGTTATGGCGGTGAAGAATTTGCCGTTCTCTTTGCAGGCGATCATGCTAAAGAAGCTTTTACGTTGCTTGAACAATGGCGCACGATCGTCGAGCAGAGAACCTGGCGCGAAGAGAATCTGGTCGTCACCTTCAGCGCGGGTATGAAAGAGTGGAATATGGAATCGCTGGAGCAGTTAATCATCAGTGCCGATGAAGCGCTCTATCGCGCCAAACAACAGGGGAAAAACCGTATCCTGCCAATTCCTCATCTGTAAATATTCTCAAGCACCAGGCCCGTCACGACGGGCCTTTTTGATGCGTCCTGCCTTACCGTAACCGGTTTCATTTTTTATGGCGTATCTTTGTGATGCTTTACACACATTCACTTTAAGACAGTTGTCCTCTCCCCTGTCAGGGACTAAAGATGAATGACCAGGGAAATTGTGAGAGCCCATTATGAAGAATATCGTTTTATGCTGTGCTGCCGGAATGTCCACCAGTATGTTGGTACAACGAATGAAAGACGCTGCGCAAAAAAAAGGCGTTGAGGTCAATATCAAGGCTGTTCCTGTTGCTGAATTCAAAGAGAATATTGCCGCGGCGGATATTGTCCTGCTTGGTCCACAGGTGAAGTATGAGCAGGCGAAGCTTCAGGCGCTTGCCGACCCATTAGGGAAGAAAGTCGCGGTGATCGATATGATGGATTACGGCATGATGAAAGGTGATGTCGTGCTGGAGAAAGCCCTCAAGCTTATGGAGTAAGGACATGGAAGAGTTAGAAACTATCATCATGGAGCTACTGGTGAATGCAGGCGCCGCGCGCAGCCAGGCGCTGACAGCACTACAACTGGCACGTAAAGGCGATTTTGCGGGCGCAGAGCAGGCAATGGAAGAGTCACGCGATTACGTCAAACTGGCGCATAAAATCCAGACGCAGCTTATCGGTATTGACGAAGGTACGGGCAAATTACCGGTGAATCTCATCACCGTTCACTCCCAGGACCATTTGATGAACGCCATGGTGATTCAGGATCTGGCGGGAGATATGATCGAACTTTATCGTCGATTGCCGCCGGTAAATTAATACGCATCATGTTTTGCCGGATGGCGTCACAAGCGACTTATCCGGCCTACAAACGGCATGCCCGAGGGCAAAAAAAAACCCGCCGAAGCGGGTTTTTTATTATGGTCATCAACGATTAATCGTTGTCAGACCCACCCAGGCCTGCGTTCAGCAGCTCTGCCAGGCTGGCAGTCGCATCTTCAGCAGTCACCTGCGGCGCTGCAGGCATTTCGCCAGCGGCACGGCGGCGCATACGATCCTGGTGGTACGCATAACCGGTACCCGCCGGGATCAGACGACCCACGATGACGTTCTCTTTCAGACCGCGCAGTTCGTCGCGTTTGCCCGCCACAGCTGCTTCGGTCAGGACACGCGTGGTCTCCTGGAACGATGCTGCAGAGATGAAGGACTCGGTTGCCAGAGACGCTTTGGTGATACCCAGCAGGTCGCGGGAATACGTTGCCGCAACTTTGCCGTTCGCTTCCAGATCGCGGTTAGCGATCTTGACGCGGGAGTATTCAACCTGCTCGCCTTCCAGGAAGTCGGAGCTACCTGCACTTTCGATGGTCGCTTTACGCAGCATCTGACGAACGATAACTTCAATGTGTTTATCGTTAATCTTAACGCCTTGCAGACGGTATACGTCCTGTACTTCGTTGGTGATGTAACGCGTTACCGCGTGTACGCCACGAAGACGCAGGATGTCATGCGGTGCTTCCGGACCGTCGGAAACCACATCACCACGTTCTACACGTTCACCTTCGAACACGTTGAGCTGACGCCATTTCGGAATCATCTCCTCGTACGGATCGCTGCCGTCTAACGGAGTGATCACCAGACGACGCTTCCCTTTGGTTTCTTTACCGAAGGAAATGATACCGCTGATTTCCGCCAGGATTGCCGGCTCTTTCGGACGACGTGCTTCGAACAAGTCCGCAACGCGCGGCAGACCACCGGTGATGTCCTTGGTACCGCCGGATTCCTGCGGTACACGCGCCAGGGTGTCACCAGAACTGATCTGTACGCCATCTTCCAGCTGAACAATCGCTTTACCCGGCAGGAAGTACTGAGCAGGCATATCGGTGCCTGGGATCAGAACGTCGTTGCCCTGAGCATCAACAATTTTCAGTGCCGGACGCAGGTCTTTACCACCCGCAGTACGCTCTGCAGAATCCAGAACCACCAGAGAAGACAGACCGGTCAGCTCGTCGGTCTGACGAGTAATGGTCTGGCCGTCGATCATGTCAGTGAAGCGGATGAAACCACTCACTTCGGTGATAACCGGCATGGTGTGCGGATCCCAGTTTGCAACGGTTTCGCCGCCGGCAACCTGTTCGCCATCACCTTTCGCCATAACAGAGCCGTAAGGCACTTTATAGCTTTCTTTGGTACGGCCGAATTCGTCGATCAGTTTCAGTTCGGTGTTACGGGAGGTGATAACCAGTTTACCACTGGAGTTCACAACCGACTTCGCGTTGCTCAGACGGATGCTACCTTTATTTTTCACCTGGATGCTGGATTCAGCAGCCGCACGAGATGCCGCACCACCAATGTGGAACGTACGCATCGTCAGCTGTGTACCCGGCTCACCGATGGACTGTGCCGCGATAACGCCGATGGCTTCACCTTTGTTGATGATGTGGCCACGCGCCAGGTCACGACCATAGCAGTGCGCACATACACCAAAGTCGGTGTCACAAGATACAACGGAACGTACCTTGACGGAGTCAACAGAGTTCGCTTCCAGCAGGTCACACCACTGTTCGTGCAGCAGCGTGTTGCGTGGAACCAGAATGTCTGCCGTACCCGGCTTCAGCACGTCTTCTGCAGTCACACGACCCAGAACGCGATCGCGCAGCGGCTCTTTAACGTCACCACCCTCGATAACCGGGGTCATGGTGATGCCTTCCAGCGTGCCACAATCGTCTTCGGTCACAACCAGATCCTGCGCGACGTCAACCAGACGACGAGTCAGATAACCGGAGTTCGCTGTTTTCAGTGCGGTATCCGCCAGACCTTTACGCGCACCGTGCGTGGAGATGAAGTACTGGAGTACGTTCAGACCTTCACGGAAGTTCGCGGTGATTGGCGTTTCGATGATGGAGCCATCTGGCTTCGCCATCAGACCACGCATACCAGCCAGCTGACGAATCTGTGCTGCAGAACCACGCGCACCGGAGTCGGCCATCATGTAGATGCTGTTGAAAGACACCTGCTGCTCTTCTACGCCGTCACGGTTAATAACGGTTTCAGTTTGCAGGTTGTCCATCATCGCTTTGGATACACGATCGTTCGCCGCAGCCCAGATATCGATAACTTTGTTATAGCGTTCGCCCGCGGTTACCAGACCAGACTGGAACTGCTCCTGGATCTCAGCAACTTCAGCTTCCGCTTCAGAGATGATCTCGTGTTTCTTCTCTGGGATGACCATGTCATCAATACCAACAGATGCACCTGAACGCGCTGCATAAGCAAAGCCGGTGTACATGGTCTGGTCAGCGAAGATAACGGTCGGCTTCAGGCCCAGAATGCGGTAACAGGTGTTCAGCATTTTGGAGATAGCTTTCTTACCCAGCGCCTGGTTGACGATGGAGAAAGGCAGACCTTTCGGTACGATCATCCACAGAATGGCACGGCCAACGGTCGTGTCTTTAATGCTGGTAACCGCGACGAATTCGCCGTTTTCATCTTTTTCGTATTCAGTGATACGCACTTTAACGCGCGCATGCAGAGAGGCCAGGCCAGCGCGATAAATACGCTCA
This Citrobacter enshiensis DNA region includes the following protein-coding sequences:
- the rpoC gene encoding DNA-directed RNA polymerase subunit beta', whose protein sequence is MKDLLKFLKAQTKTEEFDAIKIALASPDMIRSWSFGEVKKPETINYRTFKPERDGLFCARIFGPVKDYECLCGKYKRLKHRGVICEKCGVEVTQTKVRRERMGHIELASPTAHIWFLKSLPSRIGLLLDMPLRDIERVLYFESYVVIEGGMTNLERQQILTEEQYLDALEEFGDEFDAKMGAEAIQALLKSMDLEQECETLREELNETNSETKRKKLTKRIKLLEAFVQSGNKPEWMILTVLPVLPPDLRPLVPLDGGRFATSDLNDLYRRVINRNNRLKRLLDLAAPDIIVRNEKRMLQEAVDALLDNGRRGRAITGSNKRPLKSLADMIKGKQGRFRQNLLGKRVDYSGRSVITVGPYLRLHQCGLPKKMALELFKPFIYGKLELRGLATTIKAAKKMVEREEAVVWDILDEVIREHPVLLNRAPTLHRLGIQAFEPVLIEGKAIQLHPLVCAAYNADFDGDQMAVHVPLTLEAQLEARALMMSTNNILSPANGEPIIVPSQDVVLGLYYMTRDCVNAKGEGMVLTGPKEAERIYRAGLASLHARVKVRITEYEKDENGEFVAVTSIKDTTVGRAILWMIVPKGLPFSIVNQALGKKAISKMLNTCYRILGLKPTVIFADQTMYTGFAYAARSGASVGIDDMVIPEKKHEIISEAEAEVAEIQEQFQSGLVTAGERYNKVIDIWAAANDRVSKAMMDNLQTETVINRDGVEEQQVSFNSIYMMADSGARGSAAQIRQLAGMRGLMAKPDGSIIETPITANFREGLNVLQYFISTHGARKGLADTALKTANSGYLTRRLVDVAQDLVVTEDDCGTLEGITMTPVIEGGDVKEPLRDRVLGRVTAEDVLKPGTADILVPRNTLLHEQWCDLLEANSVDSVKVRSVVSCDTDFGVCAHCYGRDLARGHIINKGEAIGVIAAQSIGEPGTQLTMRTFHIGGAASRAAAESSIQVKNKGSIRLSNAKSVVNSSGKLVITSRNTELKLIDEFGRTKESYKVPYGSVMAKGDGEQVAGGETVANWDPHTMPVITEVSGFIRFTDMIDGQTITRQTDELTGLSSLVVLDSAERTAGGKDLRPALKIVDAQGNDVLIPGTDMPAQYFLPGKAIVQLEDGVQISSGDTLARVPQESGGTKDITGGLPRVADLFEARRPKEPAILAEISGIISFGKETKGKRRLVITPLDGSDPYEEMIPKWRQLNVFEGERVERGDVVSDGPEAPHDILRLRGVHAVTRYITNEVQDVYRLQGVKINDKHIEVIVRQMLRKATIESAGSSDFLEGEQVEYSRVKIANRDLEANGKVAATYSRDLLGITKASLATESFISAASFQETTRVLTEAAVAGKRDELRGLKENVIVGRLIPAGTGYAYHQDRMRRRAAGEMPAAPQVTAEDATASLAELLNAGLGGSDND
- a CDS encoding PTS sugar transporter subunit IIB — encoded protein: MKNIVLCCAAGMSTSMLVQRMKDAAQKKGVEVNIKAVPVAEFKENIAAADIVLLGPQVKYEQAKLQALADPLGKKVAVIDMMDYGMMKGDVVLEKALKLME
- a CDS encoding PTS lactose/cellobiose transporter subunit IIA, whose amino-acid sequence is MEELETIIMELLVNAGAARSQALTALQLARKGDFAGAEQAMEESRDYVKLAHKIQTQLIGIDEGTGKLPVNLITVHSQDHLMNAMVIQDLAGDMIELYRRLPPVN
- the thiH gene encoding 2-iminoacetate synthase ThiH, with protein sequence MKTFTDRWRELDWDDIHLRINSKTAADVERALNATQLSRDDMMALLSPAASAYLEPLAQRAQRLTRQRFGNTVSFYVPLYLSNLCANDCTYCGFSMSNRIKRKTLDDNEISRECEAIRALGFEHLLLVTGEHQAKVGMDYFRRHLPAIRRQFASLQMEVQPLSEAEYAELKTLGLDGVMVYQETYHQAMYAQHHLKGKKQDFFWRLETPDRLGRAGIDKIGLGSLIGLSDSWRVDCYMVAEHLLWMQKQYWQSRYSISFPRLRPCTGGIEPASIMDERQLVQTICAFRLLAPEIELSLSTRESPWFRDHVIPLAINNVSAFSKTQPGGYADDHPELEQFSPYDARRPEDVAGALAAQGLQPVWKDWDSYLGRASQAR
- a CDS encoding sensor domain-containing diguanylate cyclase, with the protein product MARHNRKLSFTTPMLVSFGGILLSFILIAIFITFTQRKDFLEDYHNINRNFTHNLAVNYTETLLRENDYILARAATFFSREDKLNETVNINPEEGLRLLMQLQTLMPTVSSISLADTEGNYLRAPEVLTDENSKAFDAKTRPWFVHQAKASTFSHYTNPHMDYFTHYPTVAIYKPVISPEGKLKGSVAFHLDLTSMSYTLRQMVAPVQGEFFVADRDGKVVLHPDTGALFKQYVSEKMMDKMTSGEGYVLDSESNVWYYYYSFTNPDWFVVYRVSDTMLMDLTRHETNIVSWGFALAAMMVVLFGLYLRHTSRTVLMNIINAIKTGDVNRAPRLEAMLSKAIELNKEREMAYVRQATIDALTGCKNRRAFDSDIAVLMNDHQPFTLALVDIDNFKSINDTWGHLSGDIVLRNVAREGIQVMQPRSVSLYRYGGEEFAVLFAGDHAKEAFTLLEQWRTIVEQRTWREENLVVTFSAGMKEWNMESLEQLIISADEALYRAKQQGKNRILPIPHL